Proteins found in one Zea mays cultivar B73 chromosome 1, Zm-B73-REFERENCE-NAM-5.0, whole genome shotgun sequence genomic segment:
- the LOC100383532 gene encoding uncharacterized protein LOC100383532, with protein MSIMERRSSSDSDDTRSSAAAGEASAVVASLSDDMMAEIIRRLPVDSVARSKCVSKAWCATVSDGYLRRRLPLQLSVVYFPDDDDAAASARGKARPRFACADSAAGGGGMLRDRDLGFFPFLDVSVVSDACNGLLLLRAAGTRRFYVVDPVTRRWAALPPPSKDPRLSMLAFDPSSSSSASSRRGGGGGYHVINFTGRWRDRGGEVEVFSSETRAWALRDAEFGVPAASLSGSVHFHAGAVYVLASDPDCVVRMDVASAGSGGDLACAVAELPEHADGVDGRLAHSAGRLHYMASDGARLLKVWVLDGELPALRWRLKHAVRFGDDVVEGGRCCGGRRGEVRVLALHPEKDAVYVWSAWKLRLLEYDLARKEVTGAWTLGEGGRNRVVKTWLVPSSMYLSDCLPLPDAHVRQC; from the coding sequence ATGTCGATCATGGAGCGGCGTTCTTCCTCCGACAGTGACGACACCAGGAGCTCCGCGGCGGCCGGAGAGGCTAGTGCCGTGGTGGCCAGCCTGAGCGACGACATGATGGCGGAGATCATCCGCAGGCTGCCCGTCGACTCCGTGGCGCGGTCCAAGTGCGTGTCCAAGGCCTGGTGCGCCACCGTCTCCGACGGCTACCTCCGCCGCAGGCTCCCGCTGCAGCTGTCCgtggtctacttccccgacgacgacgacgccgccgccTCAGCCCGCGGCAAGGCGCGGCCACGGTTCGCGTGCGCGGACTCAGCTGCCGGCGGCGGCGGGATGCTCCGGGACCGGGACCTCGGCTTCTTCCCGTTCCTCGACGTCTCCGTCGTCTCCGACGCCTGCAACGGCCTGCTCCTGCTCCGCGCCGCCGGCACCAGAAGGTTCTACGTCGTGGACCCCGTCACGAGGCGCTGGGCggcgctgccgccgccgtcgAAGGACCCGCGCCTGTCCATGCTCGCCTTCgacccatcgtcgtcgtcgtccgccTCCTcgcgccgcggcggcggcggcggctaccaCGTCATCAACTTCACGGGGCGGTGGCGCGACCGCGGCGGCGAGGTGGAGGTGTTCTCGTCGGAGACGCGGGCGTGGGCGCTGCGCGACGCCGAgttcggcgtgcccgcggcctcgCTCTCGGGCTCCGTGCACTTCCACGCCGGCGCCGTCTACGTCCTGGCCTCCGACCCGGACTGCGTCGTGCGCATGGACGTGGCCTCCGCCGGAAGCGGCGGCGACCTCGCGTGCGCGGTCGCCGAGCTTCCCGAGCATGCGGACGGCGTCGACGGCCGCCTCGCGCACTCCGCGGGGAGGCTGCACTACATGGCCAGCGACGGCGCGCGGCTGCTCAAGGTCTGGGTGCTCGACGGGGAGCTGCCTGCGCTGCGGTGGCGGCTGAAGCACGCCGTCAGGTTCGGCGACGACGTCGTGGAGGGAGGGCGATGCTGCGGCGGCAGGCGGGGCGAGGTCAGGGTCCTGGCGCTGCACCCGGAGAAGGACGCCGTGTACGTGTGGTCGGCGTGGAAGCTCCGGCTCCTGGAGTACGACCTGGCGAGGAAGGAGGTCACCGGAGCGTGGACGTTGGGCGAGGGCGGCAGGAATCGTGTCGTCAAGACATGGCTTGTCCCGTCGTCGATGTACCTGTCGGACTGTCTGCCTCTCCCTGATGCTCACGTGAGGCAGTGCTGA